The nucleotide sequence GTTTCACTAGCATAAAGATCTGAATGACAGTAACCACAGGTGAGAGTGAGAAGAATTTTTCTGAAGAGAATACTGTTAGAAGTTACAAGTGgcaaatgtattctaaagatggctgatatgagaattaaaacttcaattatactaaagtacagaacaacagttcaaccttcttaggtcatcttcagattaacaataACCAGCAATGATGGAAACAGCtgaattatttcaaacaaatgcaTAAAAGAAAGGGAGATGTCTGATGGTAGAATGATCATGAGGAAGGTGGCAACGAATGAACTTTCACTGAGAGCTATATACCTCCCACAAATAGATGGCCCAGCTGATAGGATACCAAGAACAGGAAAGAAAATGAACACCAGATTTTAAAGTCTGATCCAATTGGCAATAGGCTGAACAACTCCAAACATGAAGTGGGAATGACAAGATCTTTTGATTGAAAGATGTTGAAGCAACATTGTATAGTTAGCATGGGAAGTGAAGGTTACATTGTCAAGTAGCACAGAAGATGGAATAAAAATTATGTCAGCTTGAAGGACAGTACAAGATAAAGAGTGTCATTAGTCAAGGTCAAAACCCATGGTAAAACACAAAAAGGTGATGACCATTATAAGCAAAGTATAATACCAGAACTAGCAACATCCATGGATGAGGAATAGAGAAAAGATGATCAGAAGAAAGGAAACATGAAATTTGGTTGGttcatttggtgttttatggcaaaaagcagctagactatcttcactaaacatccagtaaaaagttaaaattaaatttagtaaaattcataaaaagaaatttaggtgaaacaaagttttaaaaaacataaatagcataaaaccaatgtatACATCTAGTCTTCAATGTTATgagaaaaatacagtaatacaagttgtaaaggactttctgtggcataattgtaattatcataactcgccaggaagactaacggGTAAGTACAAAAATCACCCTCAGTCCCccaaagttggcctttccagtcctggttccaagttatttgacattatggccatttccaaaaagtaaagcaataaaagttttaaaagactcatagcaaaattttaataataacttgccaggatgactaacaggtagtcaaacagcagcatcagtcacctgaagttggcctttccagtcctggtttcaagttatttgatgttatgaccattttctaatttcaaatcaaactagatggactgtgattcttaaaagtaaatcacattaaaaaaaggtctaatgtataaattaaaaaacttaaatggcattaaaaagattaatggcctttaaaaaactaaaaacatttccaaggtggacaatgtcatcatcaccaataacactgtctaatgttatgacaaaccttgggacagaacatgtttaaaatggtgccatccttgagagtcgtaatgacagcaagaaagtaaaatgtgacttattgtgacctgagtgttacacagactacacattggtgcatcagttcaagataaaaaaaatgatgaaataaaaaactgtgaccaatgcagtctagttagaacaacttcctctttctgatccctACAGATGCaaaatggccaaagtccaatatagggtttttatttggaaaagcttgttttcttgttgctcactccaagttaaCTGTCAGCTGGCACAAAgacaagccttgaatacaaggcCATAGTCCATGCATgggacaggcacagtggtgatagtgccagagcagatagatttagctgcagtatcggcgagctcattcctgcaaataccaacatgacccgGCATTCAGAAAAATTGGAtggaagtagatgttaaagagacaTGGGCCAATCAGTTTTGAAAATCTGTGAGAACAGAGTGTGAACTGACATGAAgtaattccagggccagtagagaactaagcaagtcagtataaatagtgcagtttgagtactgcttagtttctatgtgGTCCAatgcaagagaaatggcatacagttcagcagtgaacacagaagctgtagaggggattctgtgagcaaccactgaaccacaacaaaccatggcagagcctacatagttacctgattttgaaccatctgtataaataggaatagcAAATAACAGAGTATTTCCAATCgtgagtgtctgcttttctcagatgacttaaagatagatcacatttgaggactgtaagaagccatggtggaatgagCTGACCAGttgatacagcaatgttatccaaggacagacccaattcatcccactgcacctggatacaaaggccaaaaggagcaatagcagatctAGAGATTTGGCAAGGCAATAATGAGTGGAGCCTCCAAGAATGAACCCCCATGGAAAACTAAAGGAGAAAAGACCATCTGTGAGCAAAACATAGTCCAGTCAAGAAAGGCAGTCCTTATCCCAATTCAAAGCACATAGTATATGGCAGGTGCAAAAATCAACCTGTTGAGAATGCCCAATAAGAAAGATCTAGAGGGTGAAAGCAAGGGGATTCTGGATTGAATTTCACCATGGATATTAATTTAGGAATCTCtgaaatgaaatgtaacaaaatgaaCCACTAGAAGTGGTAATAATTGTATCATGGTGACAATATGCTGAAAGTTTGATTGCACAAATATGGAGAAAGGATTTGTCCTAGGTCTATTTGGCAGATGTAGAACTCCCATCAACAAATTCTCTCTTACAACTTGGGGGGAACATAGCTGAAGAGATGTAGATCTGTTTTAGCTGAATGTAACAGAACACAGATGGAGATATAGATTGGTCTAGCCACCCATACAGGTGATACAGGAGAACCACTCAGGCCAAAGAATCAAACAAGGGTGGGAACAACATACTGAAGCAATGATTTCTAAACAGGCAGCCTCAGCTTGTGATGTAATAAAATAAGgattaacacaaaacttcaagGCAAAGAAATTGGCTAGGTAAAGGGCAAATAGAAGAAGAGAATGAAGCTGAATTTGGGATTATTGAGTATCCCTTCCCTTCCCAAGGTGGAGTGCCTCAGACGTAAGGGATACAGGGGAGAGGCAAAGAAATGTGGTAAAAAGATCAGGGAAAACCAGAAGTATTAGGCACTGGAAGATAAAACCAATACCAAACAGTCCATATTTCTCAAACAGGCAAGGATAACAAACATGAGAATTGTGAAATGGGATGCAGAATGACTAAATCAAGAACAAAAACAgcagataaattatattaaaaaaaattgtccaGAAATAGTAAACAAAATGGATTAGGGTTGGAAGTAAAAACTAGGGGATAAGAAAAATTATGCATACCTGAGAAAACAAGTCCCAATATGTGAGaaagtttttaaagtttctttactaCAGGGAGAGAAGTTCCCAAAGTCTGACCAAGTGAAGGAACAATCAAATTCATCCTCCTCATTCTCCACAAATAAGTGGAAGGAATACCTGAAGAAGAGACAGTAAATTACAGTCTTGGCTGCATGAGAAAAACTACTACCTTGATCACAATGGCACAAAAAACATGCTTCATTGAGTCATACTTTTGTTACATAACCTGTGTGAGGAAATTAGTCATTCACACATATATGAGAAGACATTACATGAAGAAAGAAAATGGAAGCAACTTCCATAAACAGCACAAATCTCActaaattaacaaagaaaaacatgtttgatATGTTCAGTGCCaagggaaaaaaatgaaaattcacAAATACAAAAGCACAGAGGAAGTTAGTGTGCAAATAAATTGAGTGATTATTCTATTCATGGAGGGAATTTCCTGTATAATAATGGCATGATGCAGTAGCACAATTCACAAGAAAACTCATGAGATGAGATGGAGTTGCCTAAAGACTAGTGGCATGCAAATCTCCAAGACAAAACACAGAAAATCATAACCTCAGAAAGGAAAATTATTAATGGTGGTATTAACACCAGAAAGATTTAAGTTATCATAAATTGTTTTAGTCTTAGTTCTTTTTTGGAATTAGTGTTCttgaactaaacaaaataaacaagtggTTCCAGAAATatcaacattatataaatattactttatactAACCTCAAGTTCAATACTAGTTGCTGTTTCAGGAATGACAGcaaaattatgtaacaaaacaGTTTCAGTTGGAAGAAGAGGAAACAAGCTGCTTCCAATAACATTTAAAGGAAAAGTAACTTCTGACACAGAAGTAGAATTAATCTGTATATTAGTGCTTCCATTACTAGTAACTTTCTCCACTGACTCAACTGCATTTTGATTCTCTACTTCTACATTTCTACATGCAGACATAACTGTGCTCTGATATATCtcattattttgaaaagcaaCATTATGATGATGTTCTTTCTCAGAACTGGCTACTGTTAGATCTTCCTTTGCAGTATTGTTATCAAACAGCTTTAAGCAGTCATAACTTTTTCTCTCCAATGTATTATCATAATGAGAAAATTCTTTACTTGTTTCCTTTTCATCTTCTCTTGCATCTTTAAGTGATGGTTCATTAGAGAAAGTCCTACTCAAATCTAATACTTTTGATTTAGAACAGAGAGAAGCGGCATGATCTGAAAGGGAAGAGACCAAATACTGTTCTCCTTCTTCTGACATATGTCCTAAGCTTTGGCACTTTTCTGACTCTCCACCTATAACACTTGTTGATACATTTCCAGAAATACATGGGAAACTATTACTATGTAAGAAAGGAGAATCACACAATCGTTCCAAATTAACATTTATGCTTTGATCTTTTCTTAAGTTAATTGTTTTTTCAATTGAGATATGAAATCTAGATAAACTGACATCTTTTTTTAAATCTGGATGCATGTCATTACTTTCCTGTATTGCAAATAATTCTGTAGGACTTGAAGCTTTAGTAATCTCTCGAACAGAAACCATATGGTCATCAAGTTCCAGAGCCTCATCCGGAGTTTGAAAAATGTGTGTACTGTGATATTTAACATCTGTGCAAGACTGTGAATCTTTCACCATTTTTGGTTCATTCTCCATTCTGAATTCCAGAACATCATCAGGATTGCTTGTGACTACATACTGAATACCAGCTCCCAAAGAAGATTTTACTAGATGGCTTGAACTTGGGACTAGAATAACTGGTGAAAATCTTACTCCACTCTTGATAGTAGTAGAACATAATGTTTGTTGTTGGCCTTCAGCTAATGAAACTTCTGTCATCTTACTGTTTAAATTGCCAATGTGCGAGTTGGCTAACAGAAACTGAGTGATAAACTATTGAATTCCAGCTGAAATATGGAGAAATcaaattatattagaaaaataacttaactaataaaagcattattaaaaaaaatacttctctATAAATACTGAAATACATGTTCAACAATACGTGTCAAAAATTTGTATGTCtgctaagtattttatttttggcaTAAACACCCAATACGATGATATAATTGAAAAGTGGTACAGAAATAAATGTGAATTATTCATAACGAACACATCAAAAACATGTGAATAGCAGAATACCAAAAATCAATGTATTATTCATgtgattataatataatttttctaattatctCTAACAGATTGATATGAATATGAATATaaccattaatttaaaattataatgttcatgtatgaaatactacttttaaacaaatacaataaacatttaatgacagaataaaactaaaaaccacTATAGCCTTCAGTACAGTATTACTGTTGGTAATTATCACACTTTAAAACAGACAAGTACTCCAAGTTTATCTAATTTTATCTTAAATCACTAAACATACAAACACCTTATGAGGTGATATTCCTTCATTTCTTTCaaccattattatatttatatttaaaatacattttcctcTATGGTTAGACTTTAGTTGAGTTATTTCTCAAGTTTGTTTATATACAATGGCAACCACCTTGTTAAGACTTACACTTAGCAGTGCTGATGTTTATCATACCAGGTAGAGTTATACAAGTTAAATGACTGGCATATGTAAATAACACTTGCTATGGTCTTATGTAAATTAGTCTGTCACTCTACATAAATAAGTCAGTCAGGTGTTTCATCAACAATCAATAACCATCCCGCAAAAAATCGTATTCTCATAATCTTGTAGCAAATAAAAGAATGCATAAAACTGCACAAGCTAATTGCTCAAAAATCTGTAGTTTTAAGTTAGATGTTGTATGAAACTCAAGAATTGTGAGTTATGATGAATTACAGTTTGTAAGTgttgtattattaaacatattttgcaataatttataaagttagatTTTTCTTTTCTGGCTTTATTACTCCTATTTCATGTGTTGAGATTATACTATTGATTCAGTCTGAAGCTCAGTTGTGCTTCTATGAGCAACTATGAAAATtctaataaattttcttttttctttttaaattctagtacttaaaacttcaattatactacattttaaatggaacttttaaatgtttgcttaCAACTTCGCTTATTAGCATTTACTACTACAACTAGAACAAGCAAATAGTAGTATTAATAATAGCTTTTATTCATATAATTAGTATTACATCATTGTCATGTCAAACACCAAATCATGACCTGAATTACTGTCAAACTGCTAAACTTAGTTACTCTTTAGTAGTACTGTTGTCTCATTGTATTAATGTTTGAACTGAAATtgagaattaattattaaaactaaacaataaccaTTCTTTTGAATACTTTCACAACACAAATCTTACCTGCGTCTGGACTCAGGTTCAAGTTTTAAGTCCAACTATTACTGAACTGGCCAAAACATAAAAGTAGTGTACATCGTTAGCACACATAACGTCCATCCTATCTATCTTCGCCACTTTTGCAAAATGAACTTGCACCTTATAAAAGTATTGTACTCAGTTAAGACACTAATATTAACAGCTGAATAAAGTTCGGCCTATGAGTACAAAATGCCTACAATTAAACTTGTATAACTTATCATCCATAGACGAGACTGACCTACACTCGGATACTTTACACTGAATATAGAAACCAAAATTACTCAAACTTCATTAATGTATACACACTGGATAATAATCCTAGTAAGTTTACGACAGGTCgacacatatttataaatttttaaaagataacAAATAATCTACACAAaaatcctttctttcttttttcttttaaaacatgatATGGATTTAATTTAAGGTGAAGAGCTGGTAAACTTCATTATCAGTATGTCAACTCCTCCCAACGGTGGTATTCAGGTATGTCTTATTTCCCTTCGCCCCGCTTGTGGGATTTCTTTGAACCAACATTGCCAGTTAGTTTATTGCGACGAgagttattaattatacttatttcattgctaaagtaaacaaatttatttgtttttttgtttttgaatttcgcgcaaagctactcgagggctatctgcgctagccgtccttaattttgcagtgtaagactagaaggaaggcagctagtcatcaccacccactgtcaacacttgagctacttttttaccaacgaatagtgggttgaccgccacattataaagTCTCCAATGCtaaaacagcgagcatgtttagtgcgaaggGGATTCTAACCCACAATAAGTCAAATTGACAACAGAGAAACTGTATTGTAGTTTGTGGTATATATGTGGCAATACGTTATAACATGAACTGGCAAAATCAAATTGAAAAATAGTTTTGATGGGGCTAGTAGATCTATTACGCGAACAGTTCATGATCACTTACTCAACTAACATGCCGCTGTTTCTAATGAAGAGAGTATCAAAAGACGCGGACTAGATTACCAAGCTGGCAGAGCCATATATGGAAACCCATAGAGGAAGTATGACTGGCAAGTTCAAGAATAACCAATTAACTTTGAAACAAGGGACAGTTGAGCGGAAAGAGGATATCGTCAAAGATGACAAGAACTCAATAGACAAATGGAGAAGATATGCTACGCTTGCTATAAAATGGGGCATTTTGTGAGTGAGTGCAAGTCTATCACCAAAAAGCAACAGCAGAAACCTCAACATAAAGTAGTtggaacaagaaaaaagaaaagagtgACTAACACCATAAATACTGCTGCCAGAAGAAATAGAATAGAAACAACTCATAAGATTAACCATAAGATGAAAGGGGTATTTCCATTTTTAAAGAGTGCATGATTAATGGTTATCTTAAGGTATCAAATGGATCAGTAGTGTCAGTATCGATTGCAGCATTTGATAAACATCAAGAGATGCCAACAAATCATAACATGCCAATAGGTGAAATCTATGAAGACAAGAAAAGGAGGGCCCTACGAAACTGTGAGTGCAATAGATCAGATAACACTCAAAGTTTGGCTATGTGTACAGATTGATTGGACAGTGATAAAGTTTCTGAAAGCAAAAAAtcaataattgtttaattactttatttttcttaacatacaTCTAGTACCAACAGCCTAAATTCTCAAGGGATGAAACGTCTATTATAAGTGTACGTCTATTTGTGTTAATGCTaaacaataattacattaatGTGGCATATTCGAATAAATAATTctctatttatgttattttattttccttagcAGACATCTAATAAATCTTTTAGAACAGGTgtattcaatataaaaaaaatcttcatcaagccatataagaaaatataatgcAAAGTGTCTgatgtttaatgtatttaaagaagaCTCATACGGGTAGCTTTTCATAAACTTCCTTAATTCATTTGTCGATAATGTATAGAATATAGTGTACAAGACCACACATTATTTAAAATCCAGAGATAAGGTCAGAGTCAATATATTCTCTACACAGTTAGATAAACTTATTATGACCTGATTAAAGAAAATGATGTGTTTCTACCTCATATGGTTCTgtcaaatatcaaaaatatttacaagagTAAAAAAGGTTTAAAGCTAGGTGAATTATTTAAGATACAGGTCACAAATTTACAAATGCCTGTGGGTTATGGTGGTTGCAAGATAACTAATATTAAGGATGATCGTTAGAAAAATAGTCAGTGTTAATAATAAAGAACACAGCTTATGTCTCTTGTGCTGATGCTATCATTGTaggtttgactcgtaatcttaaggtcgcgggctcgaatccccgtcacgccaaacatgctcaccctttcagccgtgggggcattgtaatgtgactgtcaaccccattattcgttggtaaaagagtagtccaagaattgacggtgggtggtgattactagctgccttccttgtagtcttacactgctacattagggatgaaTCGCGCCgatagccatcgtgtaactttgcgcgaaattcaaataaactcaAACCACATCTTAGAAGACCACCTAATTATAAACATGTTAGTAATCAACAACTATCATTTCTTACATGCATGGTTAGTGAGCTCCAACATTGATTTAacctttaaaaataagaaataagagataataatatttgaaagCCACCTAAAAGTTCAAACATGTGTTGTATTTTTAGATAATTTcaataaacagatataaaacataccatctattaaagaaaacatttacctTTGGTTTCATCACAACCACTTTGATATCATAACATCAATGAAGAGTTTTCTTAGTGTCCAAAATTACTGTTCAAATTTCAACAAGAGGTTTAGCCACTTagcttaaataaatattattgtgcaTGTTATTGTAGCGtttgttacaataataactgaaatCGATCAATCTCTGAGTTGCGGTGATTCTAACAAATTTTGTAAACCAACAGAATGTTacaacaaacataaaactaaaaaggAAAAACAGACATGATCATCGTGAGACatatttttcaatgtaaaatGTGTTTCATTGTCATCAACAGGACAGAATGTTGTACTGAATTCTATAGCTGTGTCAAAAAATGTTGTGCAGGATGTAAAAATTTGTCAAACCCCTATGCATCTATGATTGCTCCATTCAAAACAcattgaaaaattgtttgttttttattttgagacTGACCAAGAGATGGGAACTCATAAAGTGAATTACTGCATGGTTCATGATTTTAGTAGTAAAGTGACATTATTTAAATGATACAATGCAGGTAATGAGTTTTGTGAGTTCTTATTTTCTGAGTAACATAAGAATTAAACAGTCATAGCTCATAACATGAAAGGATTTGACAATCATTTGATTTTAATTCATGTTATCCATCAAGGATAAAATCTGACATTATAGTTAATGGTGGAAAGATAGTATCTATGACTGTCAAACTCTTTGATATTAGTGTGATTAATAGTTATAACTTTATCCAAATGTCATTATTAACATTCTCTTAAACATTTGGTGTAACCAAGTTACAGAAAGATTATTTTCTTCATCTCTTTAACATAAGATTAAACTAAAAGTACCGAGACCCTATATCCGATATGAGCTTCTATTCAACTAGTACCATGGAGACACCTGAAAGAGAGAAAATCCTGGACTAGCACCAACAGTGCTGAAAAAAATGGTCTTTGACTTTCAAAATGAGATGTACCGGTAAATCTCTTGATAGTTATGCTATTATACCTAAATGTTGTATGTTTTACAACTGTTATTATATGATGATAAACTGCAGGAAGTGAGTTTGTTGAAACACatatcatattt is from Tachypleus tridentatus isolate NWPU-2018 chromosome 2, ASM421037v1, whole genome shotgun sequence and encodes:
- the LOC143244706 gene encoding uncharacterized protein LOC143244706 isoform X7, producing the protein MTEVSLAEGQQQTLCSTTIKSGVRFSPVILVPSSSHLVKSSLGAGIQYVVTSNPDDVLEFRMENEPKMVKDSQSCTDVKYHSTHIFQTPDEALELDDHMVSVREITKASSPTELFAIQESNDMHPDLKKDVSLSRFHISIEKTINLRKDQSINVNLERLCDSPFLHSNSFPCISGNVSTSVIGGESEKCQSLGHMSEEGEQYLVSSLSDHAASLCSKSKVLDLSRTFSNEPSLKDAREDEKETSKEFSHYDNTLERKSYDCLKLFDNNTAKEDLTVASSEKEHHHNVAFQNNEIYQSTVMSACRNVEVENQNAVESVEKVTSNGSTNIQINSTSVSEVTFPLNVIGSSLFPLLPTETVLLHNFAVIPETATSIELEIKSDEEILKKFHVSPKLRSSTLEMVHECSPQQERPFQCELCSASFSRMGNYTRHKKIHAVPTKEDHRFHCSVCEKNFIQRCDLTRHMHIHSGTEPHRCSQCGKGYIRHSDLITHQRFHNKEKPFICSQCHKGFSQRGDLNRHLRSIHLQVKPLTCGHCNRKFVKEATLIRHMQITHRCLILESIKDR
- the LOC143244706 gene encoding uncharacterized protein LOC143244706 isoform X4 gives rise to the protein MTEVSLAEGQQQTLCSTTIKSGVRFSPVILVPSSSHLVKSSLGAGIQYVVTSNPDDVLEFRMENEPKMVKDSQSCTDVKYHSTHIFQTPDEALELDDHMVSVREITKASSPTELFAIQESNDMHPDLKKDVSLSRFHISIEKTINLRKDQSINVNLERLCDSPFLHSNSFPCISGNVSTSVIGGESEKCQSLGHMSEEGEQYLVSSLSDHAASLCSKSKVLDLSRTFSNEPSLKDAREDEKETSKEFSHYDNTLERKSYDCLKLFDNNTAKEDLTVASSEKEHHHNVAFQNNEIYQSTVMSACRNVEVENQNAVESVEKVTSNGSTNIQINSTSVSEVTFPLNVIGSSLFPLLPTETVLLHNFAVIPETATSIELEIKSDEEILKKFHVSPKLRSSTLEMVHECSPQQERPFQCELCSASFSRMGNYTRHKKIHAVPTKEDHRFHCSVCEKNFIQRCDLTRHMHIHSGTEPHRCSQCGKGYIRHSDLITHQRFHNKEKPFICSQCHKGFSQRGDLNRHLRSIHLQVKPLTCGHCNRKFVKEATLIRHMQITHRCLILESIKDRTAEEDNAAVNESCSGMKVNISNIEQQLQQGPQCIEKITVSLCS
- the LOC143244706 gene encoding uncharacterized protein LOC143244706 isoform X2, producing MTEVSLAEGQQQTLCSTTIKSGVRFSPVILVPSSSHLVKSSLGAGIQYVVTSNPDDVLEFRMENEPKMVKDSQSCTDVKYHSTHIFQTPDEALELDDHMVSVREITKASSPTELFAIQESNDMHPDLKKDVSLSRFHISIEKTINLRKDQSINVNLERLCDSPFLHSNSFPCISGNVSTSVIGGESEKCQSLGHMSEEGEQYLVSSLSDHAASLCSKSKVLDLSRTFSNEPSLKDAREDEKETSKEFSHYDNTLERKSYDCLKLFDNNTAKEDLTVASSEKEHHHNVAFQNNEIYQSTVMSACRNVEVENQNAVESVEKVTSNGSTNIQINSTSVSEVTFPLNVIGSSLFPLLPTETVLLHNFAVIPETATSIELEIKSDEEILKKFHVSPKLRSSTLEMVHECSPQQDSVKSFENCPSLKSTSFNDVTSMVSERPFQCELCSASFSRMGNYTRHKKIHAVPTKEDHRFHCSVCEKNFIQRCDLTRHMHIHSGTEPHRCSQCGKGYIRHSDLITHQRFHNKEKPFICSQCHKGFSQRGDLNRHLRSIHLQVKPLTCGHCNRKFVKEATLIRHMQITHRCLILESIKDRTAEEDNAAVNESCSGMKPTFSLAVSSGLVAPELSVHS
- the LOC143244706 gene encoding uncharacterized protein LOC143244706 isoform X3; protein product: MTEVSLAEGQQQTLCSTTIKSGVRFSPVILVPSSSHLVKSSLGAGIQYVVTSNPDDVLEFRMENEPKMVKDSQSCTDVKYHSTHIFQTPDEALELDDHMVSVREITKASSPTELFAIQESNDMHPDLKKDVSLSRFHISIEKTINLRKDQSINVNLERLCDSPFLHSNSFPCISGNVSTSVIGGESEKCQSLGHMSEEGEQYLVSSLSDHAASLCSKSKVLDLSRTFSNEPSLKDAREDEKETSKEFSHYDNTLERKSYDCLKLFDNNTAKEDLTVASSEKEHHHNVAFQNNEIYQSTVMSACRNVEVENQNAVESVEKVTSNGSTNIQINSTSVSEVTFPLNVIGSSLFPLLPTETVLLHNFAVIPETATSIELEIKSDEEILKKFHVSPKLRSSTLEMVHECSPQQDSVKSFENCPSLKSTSFNDVTSMVSERPFQCELCSASFSRMGNYTRHKKIHAVPTKEDHRFHCSVCEKNFIQRCDLTRHMHIHSGTEPHRCSQCGKGYIRHSDLITHQRFHNKEKPFICSQCHKGFSQRGDLNRHLRSIHLQVKPLTCGHCNRKFVKEATLIRHMQITHRCLILESIKDRTAEEDNAAVNESCSGMKIENGETS
- the LOC143244706 gene encoding uncharacterized protein LOC143244706 isoform X6 — encoded protein: MTEVSLAEGQQQTLCSTTIKSGVRFSPVILVPSSSHLVKSSLGAGIQYVVTSNPDDVLEFRMENEPKMVKDSQSCTDVKYHSTHIFQTPDEALELDDHMVSVREITKASSPTELFAIQESNDMHPDLKKDVSLSRFHISIEKTINLRKDQSINVNLERLCDSPFLHSNSFPCISGNVSTSVIGGESEKCQSLGHMSEEGEQYLVSSLSDHAASLCSKSKVLDLSRTFSNEPSLKDAREDEKETSKEFSHYDNTLERKSYDCLKLFDNNTAKEDLTVASSEKEHHHNVAFQNNEIYQSTVMSACRNVEVENQNAVESVEKVTSNGSTNIQINSTSVSEVTFPLNVIGSSLFPLLPTETVLLHNFAVIPETATSIELEIKSDEEILKKFHVSPKLRSSTLEMVHECSPQQDSVKSFENCPSLKSTSFNDVTSMVSERPFQCELCSASFSRMGNYTRHKKIHAVPTKEDHRFHCSVCEKNFIQRCDLTRHMHIHSGTEPHRCSQCGKGYIRHSDLITHQRFHNKEKPFICSQCHKGFSQRENKPTQRSEEKKYTSFEYFVSKTKSFLKNNILY
- the LOC143244706 gene encoding uncharacterized protein LOC143244706 isoform X5, with the translated sequence MTEVSLAEGQQQTLCSTTIKSGVRFSPVILVPSSSHLVKSSLGAGIQYVVTSNPDDVLEFRMENEPKMVKDSQSCTDVKYHSTHIFQTPDEALELDDHMVSVREITKASSPTELFAIQESNDMHPDLKKDVSLSRFHISIEKTINLRKDQSINVNLERLCDSPFLHSNSFPCISGNVSTSVIGGESEKCQSLGHMSEEGEQYLVSSLSDHAASLCSKSKVLDLSRTFSNEPSLKDAREDEKETSKEFSHYDNTLERKSYDCLKLFDNNTAKEDLTVASSEKEHHHNVAFQNNEIYQSTVMSACRNVEVENQNAVESVEKVTSNGSTNIQINSTSVSEVTFPLNVIGSSLFPLLPTETVLLHNFAVIPETATSIELEIKSDEEILKKFHVSPKLRSSTLEMVHECSPQQDSVKSFENCPSLKSTSFNDVTSMVSERPFQCELCSASFSRMGNYTRHKKIHAVPTKEDHRFHCSVCEKNFIQRCDLTRHMHIHSGTEPHRCSQCGKGYIRHSDLITHQRFHNKEKPFICSQCHKGFSQRGDLNRHLRSIHLQVKPLTCGHCNRKFVKEATLIRHMQITHRCLILESIKDR
- the LOC143244706 gene encoding uncharacterized protein LOC143244706 isoform X1, coding for MTEVSLAEGQQQTLCSTTIKSGVRFSPVILVPSSSHLVKSSLGAGIQYVVTSNPDDVLEFRMENEPKMVKDSQSCTDVKYHSTHIFQTPDEALELDDHMVSVREITKASSPTELFAIQESNDMHPDLKKDVSLSRFHISIEKTINLRKDQSINVNLERLCDSPFLHSNSFPCISGNVSTSVIGGESEKCQSLGHMSEEGEQYLVSSLSDHAASLCSKSKVLDLSRTFSNEPSLKDAREDEKETSKEFSHYDNTLERKSYDCLKLFDNNTAKEDLTVASSEKEHHHNVAFQNNEIYQSTVMSACRNVEVENQNAVESVEKVTSNGSTNIQINSTSVSEVTFPLNVIGSSLFPLLPTETVLLHNFAVIPETATSIELEIKSDEEILKKFHVSPKLRSSTLEMVHECSPQQDSVKSFENCPSLKSTSFNDVTSMVSERPFQCELCSASFSRMGNYTRHKKIHAVPTKEDHRFHCSVCEKNFIQRCDLTRHMHIHSGTEPHRCSQCGKGYIRHSDLITHQRFHNKEKPFICSQCHKGFSQRGDLNRHLRSIHLQVKPLTCGHCNRKFVKEATLIRHMQITHRCLILESIKDRTAEEDNAAVNESCSGMKVNISNIEQQLQQGPQCIEKITVSLCS